One segment of Rhodopirellula baltica SH 1 DNA contains the following:
- a CDS encoding DUF1598 domain-containing protein has protein sequence MSAWKKLLASVLLLAWLGFAGAPHSVAQQNSGLNDPGGFASHPADSGVGNANPGASGGQSLADFSQLMQLIQTTVEPESWEALGGVGTMAPYPAGIVVAPDGLLREIEEGNATEAKSVEWKKHATALMLDAARGRDDVSELVPEHWTSPAKIRCVSVRRWMQALASENLADRNTSERHSNNDALGHAGGLSKVSLVLLTDDDIVLAGTVGGFEQINGWQVDRRTGLPPMNLTSLAVGLSAALHQQPFGCTIDPTPDGLKKATALGKSIVSGDVPMGLAAESLAEALGRQDIHVFGTSADHEIAWLLIEADRHMKRLALGDEDMPDGVRNYLQTIQATAGNSPPADLLLRLWFTGQALDVHHERADSANLWQLSGTPLRLSGENELALLNGQRGNVVLDPSTEAFVKHFNQQWATIRSRYPLYGALESVYQATALGQLWVQNSQQNSTMVSPQNDHATLQRALLHFASRRSSQLATPTQVDSIAVLHRYRHRNKMHQLILASGGVSVAPSDLLPSQTLPRPSLANYGELVDARPSDRWWWNAE, from the coding sequence ATGTCCGCTTGGAAAAAGCTTCTCGCCAGTGTTTTGCTGCTCGCCTGGCTCGGTTTCGCCGGAGCCCCCCACTCAGTTGCGCAACAAAACAGCGGCCTGAACGATCCCGGTGGCTTTGCGTCCCATCCCGCCGATTCAGGGGTCGGCAATGCAAACCCGGGTGCATCCGGTGGTCAATCGCTGGCCGACTTCAGCCAGTTGATGCAATTGATTCAAACCACGGTGGAACCCGAATCGTGGGAAGCTCTCGGCGGCGTAGGAACAATGGCTCCTTATCCCGCCGGTATCGTCGTCGCTCCCGACGGCCTGCTTCGCGAAATCGAGGAAGGCAATGCGACCGAGGCAAAGTCGGTTGAATGGAAGAAGCATGCGACTGCATTGATGTTGGACGCGGCACGCGGCCGTGATGATGTTTCCGAATTGGTCCCGGAACACTGGACGTCACCCGCCAAGATTCGATGCGTGTCGGTTCGAAGATGGATGCAAGCACTCGCTTCGGAGAACCTTGCCGATCGCAACACGTCAGAACGGCACTCCAACAACGATGCACTTGGACATGCCGGTGGGTTGTCCAAAGTTTCGCTAGTTCTGTTGACCGATGACGACATCGTCTTGGCCGGCACCGTCGGTGGTTTCGAGCAAATCAACGGTTGGCAAGTCGACCGCCGCACGGGTCTTCCGCCGATGAACCTAACGTCGCTTGCCGTTGGATTGTCCGCCGCACTTCACCAACAACCGTTTGGTTGCACGATCGACCCCACACCGGACGGACTGAAGAAAGCGACTGCTCTCGGAAAATCGATCGTCTCCGGTGACGTGCCGATGGGACTGGCGGCCGAGTCATTGGCCGAGGCCTTGGGTCGACAAGACATTCACGTCTTTGGTACCTCGGCGGATCATGAGATCGCATGGCTACTCATCGAAGCGGACCGACACATGAAACGACTGGCACTCGGTGATGAAGACATGCCCGATGGAGTCCGCAACTACTTGCAAACCATTCAAGCCACCGCGGGCAACTCACCGCCCGCCGATCTGTTGCTTCGACTTTGGTTCACCGGACAAGCCTTGGATGTTCACCACGAACGTGCCGACTCCGCCAACCTGTGGCAGCTGTCGGGAACGCCCTTGCGACTCAGCGGAGAGAACGAACTGGCGTTGCTGAACGGCCAGCGTGGCAATGTTGTCTTGGATCCATCGACGGAAGCGTTCGTCAAACACTTCAATCAACAGTGGGCAACGATCAGGTCACGCTATCCGCTCTACGGAGCACTCGAGTCGGTTTACCAAGCCACCGCGTTGGGACAACTTTGGGTGCAGAACAGCCAGCAAAACTCGACGATGGTTTCACCTCAAAACGACCACGCAACTCTGCAGCGAGCACTACTGCATTTCGCGTCCCGAAGGTCCTCCCAGTTGGCAACGCCGACCCAAGTGGACTCGATCGCAGTCCTGCATCGATATCGCCACCGCAACAAAATGCACCAACTGATCCTAGCGAGTGGCGGAGTCAGCGTCGCACCGTCGGACTTGCTCCCAAGTCAAACGCTGCCGCGTCCAAGCTTGGCCAACTACGGCGAACTCGTCGACGCCCGCCCCAGCGATCGCTGGTGGTGGAACGCGGAATGA
- a CDS encoding DUF1589 domain-containing protein codes for MLWNKASRPAAPARLPNVRPATPRPQSSPTFAVRRACRPLR; via the coding sequence ATGCTTTGGAACAAAGCGAGCCGTCCAGCCGCTCCCGCGAGACTCCCCAACGTCCGACCAGCCACACCGAGACCACAAAGCTCACCAACTTTTGCTGTTCGGCGGGCATGCCGACCGTTACGCTAG
- a CDS encoding DNA polymerase III subunit translates to MAAKKASTSSPKAAKTTRAIAVDAPPLKSWNDLIGHDALITGLTAAIRQGRLGGSLLFVGPNGVGKTSAAILLTQTLLCERSTARDMAPCGECPSCVQVRVGTHPDFIQVRKPDDKTLIPLELLIGPVDARLQEGFCHDVHLRPMQAQRKVAILHDADFLNEEGANCLLKTLEEPPANALIILIGSSEQRQLPTIRSRCQVLRFQTPPGEAGRALLRKQLDHYQSQHEEESLPTMSDDALDAAIELSAGDMHVAARLARGGGEQIREALWNQLAAPVPDPTAIVRLINGHLDSISKDVPKRRAALRDVFSIAVQHYRRQLRSDASSGEYDPATHRRLDRTLRTFREIDRSANLGTLVDCYASDLTLAATGDRGAIG, encoded by the coding sequence GTGGCCGCGAAGAAAGCCTCCACGTCTTCTCCCAAAGCCGCGAAAACCACGCGAGCAATCGCGGTTGATGCGCCACCGCTGAAATCTTGGAATGACTTGATCGGGCACGATGCCTTGATCACGGGACTCACCGCAGCCATCCGCCAAGGTCGCCTCGGCGGAAGCCTTCTATTCGTCGGTCCCAACGGCGTCGGCAAAACCTCCGCCGCGATTCTGCTCACGCAAACGTTGCTGTGCGAGCGAAGCACCGCGCGCGACATGGCCCCGTGTGGCGAATGTCCGTCGTGCGTTCAAGTTCGAGTGGGCACGCACCCGGACTTCATCCAAGTTCGCAAACCAGACGACAAAACGCTGATCCCATTGGAACTGTTGATCGGTCCGGTCGACGCGCGTTTGCAAGAAGGGTTTTGCCACGACGTGCACCTGAGACCCATGCAGGCTCAGCGCAAAGTCGCGATTTTGCATGACGCCGACTTCCTCAATGAAGAAGGCGCCAACTGCTTGCTCAAGACGTTGGAAGAACCGCCCGCCAATGCATTGATCATCCTGATTGGCAGCAGCGAGCAACGCCAACTTCCCACCATCCGTTCACGATGTCAGGTCCTTCGTTTTCAAACGCCACCTGGCGAAGCGGGACGAGCCCTGTTGCGAAAACAACTCGATCATTATCAATCGCAGCACGAAGAGGAATCATTGCCGACGATGTCGGACGATGCTCTCGATGCGGCAATCGAGTTGTCCGCCGGTGACATGCATGTCGCCGCTCGGTTGGCTCGTGGAGGCGGCGAACAAATCCGCGAAGCCCTATGGAATCAACTCGCCGCTCCGGTGCCTGATCCAACCGCGATCGTTCGCTTGATCAATGGGCATCTCGACTCGATCAGCAAGGACGTTCCCAAACGGCGGGCCGCTCTGCGAGACGTTTTCTCGATCGCGGTCCAGCACTACCGTCGGCAACTGCGATCCGACGCCAGCTCCGGCGAGTACGATCCTGCCACCCACCGGCGACTTGATCGCACCCTGCGAACGTTCCGCGAGATCGACCGCAGTGCCAACCTCGGTACGCTCGTCGACTGCTACGCCTCCGACCTGACCCTGGCCGCCACCGGCGACCGAGGAGCCATCGGCTAG
- the rpiB gene encoding ribose 5-phosphate isomerase B, which yields MTIKVGLASDHRGVHIKARLLQTLQREGFEVCDEGTDSTDPVDYPDFAIRVAEQIRDGRLDRGILICGTGIGMAIVANKFHGVRAASCYDEVIVEMSRRHNDVNVLCLPGDLIGERPVDELVLMWLRTDFECGRHAQRVDKITAIDSIDTPDINRGV from the coding sequence ATGACAATCAAAGTAGGCCTGGCGAGCGACCACCGTGGCGTGCACATCAAAGCACGTCTCTTGCAAACGCTTCAACGCGAAGGGTTCGAGGTATGCGATGAGGGCACCGACTCGACCGACCCTGTCGACTACCCCGATTTCGCAATCCGCGTTGCCGAGCAAATTCGCGACGGCAGATTGGATCGCGGGATCCTGATCTGCGGCACTGGGATCGGAATGGCAATTGTCGCCAACAAATTCCATGGTGTCCGAGCGGCTTCATGTTACGACGAAGTCATCGTCGAAATGTCTCGCCGCCACAACGATGTCAACGTGCTGTGTTTGCCAGGTGATTTGATCGGTGAACGCCCTGTCGATGAATTGGTTCTGATGTGGCTTCGCACCGATTTCGAATGCGGGCGCCACGCACAACGCGTCGACAAGATTACGGCAATCGACAGCATCGACACGCCTGACATCAATCGCGGCGTCTAG
- a CDS encoding arsenate reductase/protein-tyrosine-phosphatase family protein has translation MQAAIDELESLAYGVPLAFASEFSGHPRWMDRPPHKVPMIYDLQTTDDPRDIVHRSVQALVEGQVIGVPSETVYGLVASSLCPAAVRRLAQWTATCRGWSTESDASTAGQAGFVAPPADAGSIALCVRSTEAVGDFLMPMTILGRRLSERCFPGPLTLIADCDDTVSAMSCLPESVAGTLRAGAGQRPSPAGGPVAFRVSGHRLLSHIHRYLSAPLVWGEIGLPDASPPTTAEKLQSALNAGTGESLPLLLDDGISRYGDEGTVVRVTGNHWHVQRTGVIQQAAMNQFVKPVIALVCTGNTCRSPMAETLLREALRRKFGREDVARVVSAGVAAGHGSGASPQSVEVMGRRGLDLTGHASQPLEDSLMSMADLVLTMTRRHRDAIVAAWPDRAERVFTLRRDGGDVSDPVGMPVDVYEQCADQIVSELEGWLSELPPDFFPSDGPSEGSDDEPPRHNAGSE, from the coding sequence ATGCAGGCTGCCATCGATGAGCTCGAATCGCTAGCATATGGTGTCCCGCTAGCGTTTGCTTCTGAGTTTAGCGGCCATCCGCGTTGGATGGATCGTCCACCTCACAAAGTGCCCATGATTTACGACCTGCAAACGACCGACGATCCACGCGATATTGTTCATCGCAGCGTTCAAGCACTGGTCGAAGGTCAGGTCATCGGTGTTCCCAGCGAAACAGTCTACGGATTGGTGGCCAGCTCACTGTGTCCGGCCGCGGTGCGTCGATTGGCACAGTGGACAGCGACTTGCCGAGGCTGGTCGACTGAATCGGACGCATCCACGGCGGGCCAAGCCGGCTTTGTGGCTCCCCCGGCCGATGCGGGTTCGATCGCACTGTGTGTCCGCAGCACCGAAGCGGTGGGCGACTTTTTGATGCCGATGACGATTTTGGGCCGACGACTGTCCGAACGATGCTTCCCAGGCCCGCTGACGTTGATCGCGGACTGCGATGATACGGTTTCGGCGATGAGCTGTTTGCCAGAGTCGGTTGCGGGAACCTTGCGAGCGGGGGCTGGGCAACGCCCGTCCCCAGCGGGTGGTCCGGTCGCCTTTCGAGTCTCTGGGCATCGGTTGCTCAGCCACATCCACCGCTACCTGTCCGCCCCGTTGGTCTGGGGTGAAATCGGATTGCCGGACGCATCTCCGCCCACCACAGCGGAGAAATTGCAATCGGCGCTGAATGCCGGAACGGGCGAGTCCTTGCCACTGCTGCTCGACGACGGTATCAGTCGTTATGGTGATGAAGGAACGGTGGTCCGCGTCACCGGCAATCACTGGCACGTCCAGCGAACAGGAGTGATCCAACAAGCTGCCATGAATCAATTTGTCAAACCAGTCATCGCACTCGTGTGCACCGGCAACACCTGCCGTAGCCCCATGGCAGAAACGTTGCTTCGGGAAGCTTTGCGACGTAAATTCGGTCGCGAAGATGTCGCTCGTGTCGTTTCGGCTGGAGTCGCGGCGGGACACGGCAGCGGAGCCAGCCCCCAGTCAGTCGAAGTGATGGGCCGGCGTGGGTTGGACCTGACCGGACACGCCAGCCAACCGCTCGAAGATTCATTGATGTCGATGGCCGACTTGGTACTCACCATGACCCGTCGTCACCGAGATGCGATCGTGGCGGCTTGGCCGGATCGAGCCGAAAGAGTGTTCACACTTCGTCGCGACGGAGGCGATGTCAGTGATCCGGTTGGAATGCCGGTCGACGTATATGAACAATGTGCAGATCAAATCGTAAGCGAACTGGAAGGTTGGCTCAGCGAACTACCTCCCGATTTCTTCCCGTCCGATGGCCCGAGCGAAGGTTCAGATGACGAACCACCGCGGCACAATGCTGGTTCAGAGTAA
- a CDS encoding NHL repeat-containing protein, with the protein MREPSQINPAESKPVDRRQACQRLMAGATSLMGLTTLNGCVASAFGGTPELVWGRRGFSDGRFLKPRAMAIDPDDQLYIVDTTGRIQVFDADGQHLRTWTTPETNNGRPTGMVFDGAKNRLLVADTHYYRMLAFTPTGELLPEDQIGGTSGNGAGEFAFVTDIAVDGDGCLYIGEYGASDRIQRFDPDGTFMAQWGGTGREVQHFVRPQSLVIHEKTLWIADACNHRVQRYDISTTEPRWIGSWGQEGKQLGDFYYPYGIAVDPDGTVLVCEFGNQRVQRLTPDGEPISSWGAPGHDPGQLYEPWGLVVDSRRRVHVLDSNNHRVQRFTLPG; encoded by the coding sequence ATGCGCGAACCATCGCAAATCAATCCCGCAGAATCCAAACCGGTTGATCGGCGTCAGGCGTGTCAGCGATTGATGGCCGGAGCGACTTCGTTGATGGGACTGACGACTCTGAACGGTTGCGTTGCTTCCGCGTTCGGCGGGACACCCGAACTGGTTTGGGGACGACGTGGATTTTCAGACGGGCGTTTTTTGAAGCCGCGAGCGATGGCAATCGACCCGGACGACCAACTGTACATCGTCGACACGACCGGTCGGATCCAAGTTTTCGATGCCGATGGCCAACATTTGCGAACTTGGACGACGCCGGAAACAAACAACGGGCGTCCCACGGGAATGGTTTTCGACGGTGCAAAGAACCGATTGCTGGTCGCTGACACGCACTATTATCGAATGCTCGCGTTCACACCAACCGGGGAGCTCTTACCGGAGGATCAAATTGGCGGCACTTCCGGAAATGGCGCCGGCGAGTTCGCTTTTGTGACCGATATCGCGGTCGATGGCGATGGTTGCCTGTACATTGGAGAGTATGGGGCGTCGGATCGGATTCAGCGGTTCGATCCCGATGGCACCTTCATGGCACAGTGGGGCGGAACGGGGCGTGAGGTCCAGCACTTTGTTCGGCCACAAAGCTTGGTCATTCACGAGAAGACACTGTGGATCGCGGACGCCTGCAATCATCGGGTCCAGCGATACGATATCTCGACGACCGAGCCACGATGGATTGGGTCATGGGGACAAGAAGGCAAGCAACTCGGCGATTTTTACTATCCCTATGGAATCGCGGTGGACCCGGATGGCACCGTGTTGGTTTGCGAATTTGGCAACCAACGAGTCCAACGTTTGACGCCCGACGGCGAGCCCATCTCGTCCTGGGGCGCCCCAGGACACGACCCTGGACAACTCTATGAGCCCTGGGGATTGGTCGTCGATTCTCGACGGCGAGTCCATGTGCTGGATAGCAACAATCACCGTGTGCAGCGATTCACGCTGCCGGGTTAG
- a CDS encoding SGNH/GDSL hydrolase family protein has product MRLKTFAFRQPVDAHLAKPQFTSARLAAWILSGFACLSILASAHFPRAKAQDTAAAGVANQPSESDADVLAPYREAATKRWEKEIQKYETLDAKTTDPADGILLIGSSSIRRWDTAADDLAPFRVIPRGYGGAKYSDLAVFAERLITPHDFRAVVIFVGNDISGKETDATPEEVERLVRHVVEIAREHRSDAPVLLVEVTPTRSRYDAWPKIRELNAMLREVCFTEPNVHFVATAETFLTHDNQPRENLFVDDQLHLNEEGYVIWGKIIRDRLTEVLREQTHD; this is encoded by the coding sequence ATGCGTTTGAAAACGTTTGCCTTTCGCCAGCCCGTCGATGCCCATCTCGCCAAGCCACAATTCACTTCCGCCCGCTTGGCGGCATGGATTTTGAGTGGATTCGCCTGCCTTTCGATTCTTGCCAGCGCACATTTCCCTCGTGCAAAGGCTCAAGACACGGCTGCGGCTGGTGTCGCCAACCAACCATCTGAGAGCGATGCCGATGTTTTGGCTCCCTATCGCGAAGCGGCCACCAAACGTTGGGAAAAGGAGATCCAGAAATACGAGACTCTCGACGCAAAAACCACTGATCCGGCCGACGGAATACTACTGATCGGCAGCAGCAGCATTCGCCGTTGGGATACGGCCGCCGATGACTTGGCACCGTTTCGAGTCATTCCAAGGGGCTACGGAGGAGCCAAGTACTCGGATCTTGCCGTTTTCGCCGAGCGATTGATCACGCCCCATGATTTTCGTGCTGTCGTGATCTTCGTTGGCAACGACATCTCAGGCAAAGAAACCGACGCCACTCCTGAAGAGGTCGAACGATTGGTTCGTCATGTCGTCGAGATCGCCCGCGAGCACCGCTCCGACGCCCCCGTCTTGTTAGTCGAAGTCACACCGACACGCTCACGTTACGACGCGTGGCCAAAAATTCGCGAACTCAACGCGATGCTGCGTGAGGTTTGCTTCACCGAGCCCAATGTTCACTTCGTGGCCACGGCGGAAACGTTTTTGACCCACGACAACCAACCGCGAGAAAATCTGTTTGTCGACGATCAACTGCATCTCAACGAAGAAGGCTACGTCATTTGGGGAAAAATCATCCGCGATCGCCTGACCGAAGTCTTGCGTGAACAGACACACGATTGA
- a CDS encoding ClpP family protease — protein MASDHRLANAASYQSYQRQRQMTLGDLLLENRIVFMQGEIHYANANEIVMKLLYLQSENRRKDIHLYINSPGGSVTATLAIYDTMQMLSCPVATYCVGEACSGAAVLLIGGAKGKRFCLPNSRVMMHQPLGGVSGQVSDIEIQAAEMFRYRDKLNEIISSHCGKSVEQIAKDTDRDFFLDAQQAKEYGLVDDLLLGTPASEEDED, from the coding sequence ATGGCTTCGGATCATCGTCTCGCAAACGCGGCTTCCTACCAGAGTTATCAACGCCAACGTCAGATGACGCTGGGCGATTTGTTGCTTGAAAACCGAATCGTTTTCATGCAAGGCGAGATCCACTACGCCAATGCCAACGAAATTGTCATGAAGCTGTTGTATCTTCAGAGCGAGAATCGTCGCAAAGATATCCACCTTTACATCAACTCGCCCGGTGGCAGCGTCACGGCAACGTTGGCGATTTACGACACCATGCAAATGCTGTCGTGCCCCGTCGCAACCTACTGCGTTGGCGAAGCCTGCAGCGGAGCGGCAGTGTTGTTGATCGGTGGTGCCAAGGGAAAACGATTCTGTTTGCCAAACAGTCGCGTGATGATGCACCAACCGCTCGGCGGAGTCTCAGGTCAAGTCAGCGACATTGAAATCCAAGCGGCCGAAATGTTCCGCTATCGCGACAAACTGAACGAAATCATCTCCAGCCATTGCGGTAAATCGGTGGAGCAAATCGCCAAGGACACCGATCGCGATTTCTTCTTGGACGCACAACAAGCCAAAGAGTACGGGCTCGTTGACGACCTCTTGTTGGGAACTCCCGCAAGCGAAGAAGACGAAGACTGA
- the clpP gene encoding ATP-dependent Clp endopeptidase proteolytic subunit ClpP — MPVIPYVVESNGREERTYDIYSRLLKDRIIFLGQQVDDQISNALVAQMLFLQADDPKKDIHMYINSPGGSITAGMAIYDTMQFVSCDVATYCIGQAASMGAVLLTAGAKGKRFALPNARIMIHQPLAGMQGTAREVEIHVAELRRIKQRMNEIMIEHTGHSLEKIEEDTDRDRFMSADEACSYGLIDKVVKSVDD; from the coding sequence ATGCCCGTCATTCCTTACGTGGTCGAAAGCAACGGCCGCGAAGAACGCACGTACGATATCTACAGCCGATTGCTGAAAGACCGGATCATTTTTCTGGGTCAACAAGTCGACGACCAAATCAGCAACGCGCTCGTCGCTCAAATGCTGTTTTTGCAAGCGGATGATCCCAAGAAAGACATCCACATGTACATCAACTCGCCTGGTGGTAGCATCACGGCGGGCATGGCGATCTACGACACGATGCAATTCGTCTCGTGCGACGTCGCGACGTACTGCATCGGACAAGCCGCTTCGATGGGCGCGGTTTTGTTGACCGCCGGTGCCAAGGGCAAGCGATTCGCTCTGCCAAACGCTCGCATCATGATTCACCAGCCACTCGCTGGCATGCAGGGCACCGCTCGCGAAGTGGAGATTCACGTCGCTGAATTGCGCCGAATCAAGCAACGCATGAACGAGATCATGATTGAACACACCGGTCACTCGCTCGAGAAAATCGAAGAGGACACCGATCGTGACCGCTTCATGTCAGCCGACGAAGCGTGCAGCTACGGTTTGATCGACAAGGTCGTCAAAAGCGTCGACGACTGA
- the argH gene encoding argininosuccinate lyase: MASPSRSGVFQAETDARLEAYAESISFDSRLYEHDIRGSIAHANMLREVGLLTEDEFKLIRDTLETIRGELDRGELPMRFELEDIHMHVEQALIDRIGDTGRKLHTARSRNDQVSTDTRMWIRQSLDEIDALLVDLQSAFLSRCENDFDIILPAYTHLQRAQPVLAPHYWLAYIEKLERDRQRIADCRKRVNQCSLGIAAVAGTTLPIDRQHTASALDFEGITANSLDTSSDRDFVVESTFVMSLIASHLSGWAEEWILWSTVEFDFIQIPQAFCTGSSIMPQKVNPDTLELTRGKSARVMGALQTLMLLIKNLPLAYNRDLQEDKPPLFDAFDTTRAMLELAAPIVRGAELKRESIAARIEKGYLDATTLMEWMIARGMPQRTAHHLVGAIVSEAMQQGVTLSDLPLETYQKLSDQIDESVYEVLGTSNAIAAFRSEGSTAPARVREQIKQWTSRLENA, encoded by the coding sequence GTGGCCAGCCCGTCTCGAAGTGGTGTCTTCCAAGCCGAAACCGATGCCCGACTGGAAGCATACGCCGAAAGCATCAGTTTTGACTCGCGGCTGTACGAGCACGACATTCGCGGATCGATCGCCCACGCAAACATGCTTCGCGAAGTCGGCTTGCTGACGGAAGATGAATTCAAGCTCATTCGGGACACTTTGGAAACCATTCGTGGCGAACTGGATCGCGGCGAATTGCCGATGCGGTTTGAGCTCGAAGACATCCACATGCATGTCGAACAAGCCCTGATCGATCGGATCGGAGACACCGGTCGCAAACTGCACACCGCTCGCAGCCGCAACGATCAAGTCAGCACGGACACCCGAATGTGGATCCGGCAATCCCTCGATGAAATCGATGCATTGTTGGTCGATCTGCAATCCGCATTTCTATCGCGTTGTGAGAATGACTTTGACATCATCCTGCCCGCCTACACGCACCTGCAACGGGCCCAACCGGTGCTCGCGCCGCACTACTGGCTCGCCTACATCGAAAAACTGGAACGCGACCGGCAACGCATCGCGGATTGCCGGAAACGAGTCAACCAGTGCTCGCTGGGCATAGCCGCCGTCGCCGGAACGACGCTTCCGATCGATCGCCAGCACACCGCTTCGGCGCTGGATTTCGAAGGCATCACCGCGAATAGTCTCGACACCAGCAGCGACCGTGACTTTGTGGTCGAGTCCACGTTTGTGATGTCGCTGATCGCGTCCCACCTGAGTGGCTGGGCGGAAGAATGGATTTTGTGGAGCACGGTGGAGTTTGACTTCATCCAAATCCCGCAAGCTTTCTGCACCGGCAGCAGCATCATGCCGCAAAAGGTGAACCCGGACACGCTGGAACTCACCCGAGGCAAGTCGGCTCGCGTGATGGGTGCTCTACAAACTCTGATGTTGCTGATCAAGAATTTGCCGCTGGCTTACAACCGTGATTTGCAAGAAGATAAACCACCGTTGTTCGATGCCTTCGACACAACCCGAGCCATGTTGGAACTCGCCGCACCAATCGTTCGCGGAGCCGAACTCAAACGGGAATCCATCGCAGCGAGGATCGAGAAGGGCTACCTCGATGCGACCACATTGATGGAATGGATGATTGCTCGCGGGATGCCACAACGAACCGCTCACCACTTGGTCGGTGCGATCGTTTCCGAAGCGATGCAGCAGGGCGTGACGCTGTCCGATTTGCCGCTGGAGACCTACCAAAAGCTCAGCGACCAAATCGACGAGTCAGTCTACGAAGTGCTTGGTACTTCCAACGCAATCGCCGCCTTCCGCAGCGAAGGCTCCACCGCACCGGCCCGCGTTCGCGAGCAGATCAAGCAGTGGACGTCGCGTCTGGAAAACGCGTGA
- a CDS encoding outer membrane protein assembly factor BamB family protein yields MQQTNRFDLQSVRLHAETQPNPHNRRNPIATPSSIPPKPMPTSTPQNKSHVSSRWARLIRRAVLGGCVVASTSSMSVASANEPATSESVSSWTQFHGPSSYGDAGSGTLPSTWTEDDYAWKTQLNARHVGSPVVAGNQVFLLDTATDPADKSMKLDLVSIDVSTGEVLWRRSHPFEERHRHSRNTAASSTPVVHEGHVYFAYGDAKHAELLAYDMKGEPVWSRDLGPWSGVHGFGASPVVIDSKLLLFNDQQSKSLEAWQTPGKSSMLAFDPKTGETIWETPVTSTRPSYGVPTTDGKQLICASTGDGVFGLDPENGKMLWSIKVFNKRCCSSPLVVGDLAIGTCGSGGGGNYLSAVRIPKNASDQPTEAFRITTAAPYVPTPAVKDNLMFLISDNGIATCIDWQNDGKKVWSKRLGGNFGASPIIIGNQLLAISLDGTAHVIPASDSPSGAKSFDLGGPVGATPAFTDGRLFLRINDELCCLKTQ; encoded by the coding sequence TTGCAACAAACGAATCGTTTTGACTTACAATCGGTGCGTCTTCACGCAGAGACTCAACCCAACCCACACAACCGTCGCAATCCGATTGCAACGCCGTCCTCCATCCCACCAAAGCCCATGCCCACCTCCACACCGCAAAACAAATCGCACGTTTCTTCACGCTGGGCCAGGCTGATTCGCCGTGCCGTTTTGGGCGGATGCGTCGTTGCCAGCACCTCGTCCATGTCTGTTGCTTCGGCCAACGAACCGGCCACCAGTGAGTCGGTATCGTCTTGGACCCAATTTCACGGCCCCAGCTCATACGGCGACGCTGGGTCCGGCACATTGCCTTCGACTTGGACCGAAGACGACTACGCTTGGAAGACACAACTCAACGCGAGACATGTGGGATCGCCTGTTGTGGCGGGCAACCAAGTCTTCTTGCTTGACACCGCGACCGATCCCGCCGACAAATCGATGAAGCTGGATTTGGTCAGCATCGATGTCTCGACCGGCGAAGTCCTTTGGCGCCGCTCGCATCCGTTTGAAGAGCGTCATCGCCATAGCCGCAACACCGCCGCTTCCAGCACACCGGTCGTGCATGAAGGACACGTGTACTTCGCTTACGGCGACGCCAAGCATGCCGAATTGCTGGCATACGACATGAAAGGCGAACCAGTCTGGTCGCGAGACTTGGGGCCCTGGTCAGGGGTGCATGGTTTTGGTGCCAGCCCCGTCGTGATCGATTCCAAGTTGCTGTTGTTCAACGATCAACAATCCAAGAGTTTGGAAGCGTGGCAGACTCCAGGCAAGAGTTCCATGTTGGCGTTTGATCCCAAGACCGGTGAAACGATTTGGGAAACTCCTGTCACTTCAACGCGTCCTTCCTACGGTGTCCCAACGACTGATGGCAAGCAACTGATTTGCGCTAGCACCGGTGACGGCGTCTTTGGGCTCGACCCAGAAAACGGCAAGATGCTGTGGTCGATCAAGGTATTCAACAAACGATGCTGCAGCTCACCGTTGGTGGTTGGCGACCTAGCGATCGGCACCTGTGGAAGCGGTGGTGGCGGAAACTACTTGTCCGCCGTCCGCATCCCCAAGAATGCTTCCGATCAACCCACCGAAGCATTCCGCATCACGACCGCTGCACCTTACGTCCCAACTCCCGCGGTCAAAGACAACTTGATGTTCTTGATTTCGGACAACGGCATCGCAACTTGCATCGATTGGCAGAACGACGGCAAAAAAGTCTGGAGTAAACGACTGGGAGGTAATTTCGGTGCCTCGCCGATCATCATTGGCAATCAGTTGCTAGCGATTTCGCTGGACGGGACCGCTCACGTGATTCCTGCAAGCGATTCACCCAGCGGAGCCAAATCATTCGACTTGGGCGGCCCGGTCGGAGCCACACCCGCCTTCACGGACGGGCGTTTATTCCTTCGCATCAACGACGAACTGTGTTGCTTGAAGACGCAGTAG